One window from the genome of Longimicrobium terrae encodes:
- the hpt gene encoding hypoxanthine phosphoribosyltransferase — protein sequence MPDTELTLARTGGRPLSRILFSTEQIAERVREIGREITEAYPKDEELLVLGTLKGSFIFLSDVVREIARPMEVDFLIASSYGGGTVSTGEVSLLYDSSSVLTGKHVILVEDIVDSGTTLNRLLPQLRTHNPASLEVCALLHKHIARDLVLEPRWVGFDCPHDFVIGYGLDHSEYFRNLPFIGVIQP from the coding sequence CCCCTGTCGCGCATCCTGTTCAGCACCGAACAGATCGCGGAGCGCGTGCGCGAGATCGGGCGCGAAATCACGGAGGCCTATCCCAAGGACGAGGAACTCCTCGTGCTGGGCACCCTCAAGGGCTCGTTCATCTTTCTGAGCGACGTGGTGCGCGAGATCGCCCGGCCCATGGAGGTGGACTTTCTGATCGCCTCCAGCTACGGCGGGGGAACCGTCAGCACGGGCGAGGTGAGCCTGCTGTACGACTCGTCGTCGGTGCTCACGGGCAAGCACGTCATTCTGGTGGAAGACATCGTCGACAGCGGCACCACCCTCAACCGCCTTCTTCCGCAGCTGCGGACGCACAACCCGGCGTCGCTGGAAGTGTGCGCGCTGCTGCACAAGCACATCGCCCGCGACCTGGTGCTGGAGCCCCGGTGGGTGGGCTTCGACTGCCCGCACGACTTCGTGATCGGGTACGGGCTGGACCACTCGGAATACTTCCGGAACCTGCCGTTCATCGGGGTCATTCAGCCCTGA